Proteins from a genomic interval of Acomys russatus chromosome 19, mAcoRus1.1, whole genome shotgun sequence:
- the C19H19orf47 gene encoding uncharacterized protein C19orf47 homolog isoform X2 encodes MGFRIKENLLLNLRKAPRSRVKARETMVSVTMATSEWIQFFKEAGIPPGPAVNYAVMFVDNRIQKSMLLDLNKEIMNELGVTVVGDIIAILKHAKVVHRQDMCKAATESVPCSPSPLQGELRRGASSAASRMITNSLNHDSSPHTPPRRSDTSTSKISVTVSNKMAAKSAKAAALAHREEESLVVPAKRRRVTAEMEGKYVIHMPKGTTPRTRKILEQQQAARGLHRTSVFDRLGAETKADTTTGTKPTGVFSRLGATPEMDEDLAWDSDYDSSSSVLQYAGVLKKLGRGPAKASPQPALPVKAKASPQPALPVKAKATSSAAITTATTPKLRRPALPSRPGPEKKPESLPKVSILQRLGKAAAVSEAQDSRVTSTLSPTVRCVLPGPPAPLASPRPPRRRWRQTCKDC; translated from the exons CCACATCTGAGTGGATCCAGTTCTTCAAGGAGGCCGGCATTCCCCCGGGGCCCGCTGTGAACTACGCCGTCATGTTTGTGGATAATCG GATCCAGAAGAGCATGCTGCTAGATCtcaacaaggaaatcatgaacgAGCTGGGCGTGACTGTCGTGGGTGACATCATTGCCATCCTCAAGCACGCCAAGGTGGTACACCGCCAG GACATGTGCAAAGCTGCCACTGAGTCAGTGCCCTGCAGCCCCAGCCCCCTCCAGGGCGAGCTTCGCCGTGGTGCCTCCAGTG cCGCTTCTCGAATGATCACCAACAGCCTGAACCATGACTCCTCACCACACACTCCTCCAAGGCGGTCAGATACCAGCACCTCCAAGATCTCCGTCACCGTGTCTAACAAGATGGCAGCGAAGAGTGCCAAGGCTGCTG ctctggcccacagggaggaggagagcCTGGTTGTTCCCGCCAAGCGGCGGCGAGTCACAGCTGAGATGGAGGGAAAGTACGTCATCCACATGCCCAAGGGGACCACCCCCCGCACCCGCAAGAtcctggagcagcagcaggcGGCAAGAG GTCTCCATAGAACATCCGTGTTTGATCGCCTTGGTGCTGAGACCAAAGCCGACACAACAACAGGCACTAAG CCCACAGGAGTTTTCAGCCGCTTAGGGGCCACCCCAGAGATGGATGAGGATCTGGCTTGGGACAGTGACTATGACAGCAGCAGCTCTGTCTTGCAGTATGCTGGGGTCCTAAAGAAGCTAGGACGTGGCCCAGCTAAGGCCAGTCCCCAGCCGGCGCTGCCTGTCAAAGCCAAGGCCAGTCCCCAGCCAGCACTGCCTGTCAAAGCCAAGGCCACAAGCTCTGCAGCTATAACAACAGCTACCACTCCAAAGCTGCGGCGCCCAGCACTTCCCTCTCGCCCTGGGCCGGAAAAGAAGCCAGAATCCCTGCCCAAAGTCAGCATCCTTCAGAGACTGGGCAAGGCTGCCGCTGTGTCTGAGGCACAGGACAGCCGAGTCACAAGCACCCTGA GCCCGACCGTCCGCTGCGTCCTGCCTGGCCCTCCTGCACCTCTGGCCTCCCCGCGGCCCCCTCGTCGACGATGGCGTCAAACCTGTAAAGACTGTTAG
- the C19H19orf47 gene encoding uncharacterized protein C19orf47 homolog isoform X1, whose protein sequence is MGFRIKENLLLNLRKAPRSRVKARETMVSVTMATSEWIQFFKEAGIPPGPAVNYAVMFVDNRIQKSMLLDLNKEIMNELGVTVVGDIIAILKHAKVVHRQDMCKAATESVPCSPSPLQGELRRGASSAASRMITNSLNHDSSPHTPPRRSDTSTSKISVTVSNKMAAKSAKAAALAHREEESLVVPAKRRRVTAEMEGKYVIHMPKGTTPRTRKILEQQQAARGLHRTSVFDRLGAETKADTTTGTKPTGVFSRLGATPEMDEDLAWDSDYDSSSSVLQYAGVLKKLGRGPAKASPQPALPVKAKASPQPALPVKAKATSSAAITTATTPKLRRPALPSRPGPEKKPESLPKVSILQRLGKAAAVSEAQDSRVTSTLSKSSAAVTLAVKRTLVGPRGNSSSESLGAQMDHTGTVSVFRRLGRRTF, encoded by the exons CCACATCTGAGTGGATCCAGTTCTTCAAGGAGGCCGGCATTCCCCCGGGGCCCGCTGTGAACTACGCCGTCATGTTTGTGGATAATCG GATCCAGAAGAGCATGCTGCTAGATCtcaacaaggaaatcatgaacgAGCTGGGCGTGACTGTCGTGGGTGACATCATTGCCATCCTCAAGCACGCCAAGGTGGTACACCGCCAG GACATGTGCAAAGCTGCCACTGAGTCAGTGCCCTGCAGCCCCAGCCCCCTCCAGGGCGAGCTTCGCCGTGGTGCCTCCAGTG cCGCTTCTCGAATGATCACCAACAGCCTGAACCATGACTCCTCACCACACACTCCTCCAAGGCGGTCAGATACCAGCACCTCCAAGATCTCCGTCACCGTGTCTAACAAGATGGCAGCGAAGAGTGCCAAGGCTGCTG ctctggcccacagggaggaggagagcCTGGTTGTTCCCGCCAAGCGGCGGCGAGTCACAGCTGAGATGGAGGGAAAGTACGTCATCCACATGCCCAAGGGGACCACCCCCCGCACCCGCAAGAtcctggagcagcagcaggcGGCAAGAG GTCTCCATAGAACATCCGTGTTTGATCGCCTTGGTGCTGAGACCAAAGCCGACACAACAACAGGCACTAAG CCCACAGGAGTTTTCAGCCGCTTAGGGGCCACCCCAGAGATGGATGAGGATCTGGCTTGGGACAGTGACTATGACAGCAGCAGCTCTGTCTTGCAGTATGCTGGGGTCCTAAAGAAGCTAGGACGTGGCCCAGCTAAGGCCAGTCCCCAGCCGGCGCTGCCTGTCAAAGCCAAGGCCAGTCCCCAGCCAGCACTGCCTGTCAAAGCCAAGGCCACAAGCTCTGCAGCTATAACAACAGCTACCACTCCAAAGCTGCGGCGCCCAGCACTTCCCTCTCGCCCTGGGCCGGAAAAGAAGCCAGAATCCCTGCCCAAAGTCAGCATCCTTCAGAGACTGGGCAAGGCTGCCGCTGTGTCTGAGGCACAGGACAGCCGAGTCACAAGCACCCTGAGTAAGTCCTCAGCTGCGGTCACGCTCGCCGTTAAGAGGACTCTGGTAGGGCCCCGGGGGAACAGCTCCAGCGAGAGCCTTGGTGCCCAGATGGACCACACAGGCACTGTGAGCGTGTTCAGAAGACTGGGCCGAAGGACCTTCTAG